Genomic segment of Candidatus Rokuibacteriota bacterium:
TTTGTGAACCATGGGATGTGATCGTCGTTCCCTTCCCGTTTGCCGAGCGACCGGGCAGCAAACGGCGGCCTGCCCTGGTGCTCAGTAAAAAGGCGTTCAACGAAAACGGGCACACGATTCTCGCGATGATCACGACCAGGGCTCACCACCCATGGCCGGGAGACACCGACATAGAGGACCGCCAAGCCGCCGGGCTCCATGTCCCCTGTATGGTTCGCCTCAAACTCTTTACCCTTGACAACAGGCTGATTGCAAAACGGATCGGCCACCTCTCAGAGGACGACAGCAAGCGAGCGGCCAAGCGCATCCGTCTCTACTTCCTCTAATGCCTGAGGGCCGATCCATACCTAGGCCGGATTCGATTCCTGAGGGCCCCCTGACCTACGCTCCGGCCACCTTCGAGGCGCTCCGGGAGTTCAAGCCCCTCCTCATGCTC
This window contains:
- a CDS encoding type II toxin-antitoxin system PemK/MazF family toxin, with the protein product MRRSPAPLTNGPPRTTTRPSVICEPWDVIVVPFPFAERPGSKRRPALVLSKKAFNENGHTILAMITTRAHHPWPGDTDIEDRQAAGLHVPCMVRLKLFTLDNRLIAKRIGHLSEDDSKRAAKRIRLYFL